In Roseomonas fluvialis, one genomic interval encodes:
- a CDS encoding RMD1 family protein, whose translation MVQARALLLGERLDHRGLPREGAPLADPVPLATPEGFTAFAFRWGAVVFIGATAAQEAAVIEMLKPRLTAPLPTPIEENATIETGAEQDGIDPDGVIRLRDLSVPRLAVVADALAKSAALAHQEALLAAALDRLEPVVTTLKTEGRLAASSRALHRQIGHALSARSRTTARVEAEDKPELLWDHPSLERLHARLADEYELKERSAALDRKLALIGDTTEGVLSLLHGRRALGLEVAVVVLVGIEVVFTLWEYAVKPILLR comes from the coding sequence ATGGTCCAGGCACGCGCCCTGCTGCTGGGCGAAAGGCTCGACCACCGTGGCCTGCCGCGCGAGGGCGCGCCGCTCGCCGACCCCGTGCCGCTCGCCACGCCCGAGGGCTTCACCGCCTTCGCCTTCCGCTGGGGCGCCGTGGTCTTCATCGGCGCCACCGCCGCGCAGGAGGCGGCGGTGATCGAGATGCTGAAGCCCCGCCTGACCGCGCCGCTGCCCACGCCGATCGAGGAGAATGCCACGATCGAGACCGGCGCCGAGCAGGACGGCATCGACCCCGACGGCGTGATCCGCCTGCGCGACCTCTCGGTGCCGCGGCTCGCGGTGGTGGCGGATGCGCTGGCGAAGTCGGCCGCGCTCGCACACCAGGAGGCGCTGCTGGCGGCGGCGCTCGACCGGCTCGAACCGGTGGTGACCACGTTGAAGACCGAGGGGCGGCTCGCGGCATCCTCGCGCGCGCTGCACCGGCAGATCGGGCATGCGCTGTCGGCGCGCAGCCGCACCACCGCGCGGGTCGAGGCCGAGGACAAGCCCGAACTGCTGTGGGACCATCCCTCGCTGGAACGCCTGCACGCGCGCCTGGCGGACGAGTATGAGCTGAAGGAACGCTCCGCCGCGCTCGACCGCAAGCTGGCCCTGATCGGCGACACCACGGAGGGCGTGCTGTCGCTGCTGCATGGCCGCCGCGCGCTCGGGCTCGAGGTCGCGGTGGTGGTGCTGGTGGGGATCGAGGTGGTCTTCACCCTGTGGGAATACGCGGTGAAGCCCATCCTGCTGCGCTGA